CGCAAGAAGAGCGATGAGTGTCTGCCATACGTAGACATGGAAGAATTCCAGCCGTTCTGGAAAGTATCGGGCGACGTAGAAGAGATTGACGAGCCGAATCAGGTTGAGGCCGAAGACCCCTGCGGTTGACAATCCAACCCCCATCAGGCGCCGCCCCCAAGATGCCGGAAAGGCGAGAATGGCCACTATGCAGAGTATCAGAGCATGGACCCCATTGCACCCGGGCTTCACGGATAGGCCTCCTGTCCCGACATCGACGAAGGATCCCACGGCCTGAAACTCTTCTCCGCCCCAACCCGCCATGGCAACAGCCCACCGGGCGTTCAGCATTGTCCAAGGCCC
This Candidatus Polarisedimenticolia bacterium DNA region includes the following protein-coding sequences:
- the xrtH gene encoding exosortase H, producing MRRFVLLFASYLLVGNLLLLLPPVKNRFVGPWTMLNARWAVAMAGWGGEEFQAVGSFVDVGTGGLSVKPGCNGVHALILCIVAILAFPASWGRRLMGVGLSTAGVFGLNLIRLVNLFYVARYFPERLEFFHVYVWQTLIALLAFGIFLGWGRFLATSPSNAPAAQGA